One window from the genome of Deinococcus yavapaiensis KR-236 encodes:
- a CDS encoding helix-turn-helix domain-containing protein has product MTETRFEQVDRYDVENAEQAKLVYDPEYGIRLLGFFIEPRLASEAAKRLGEPANRIAYHVGKLANAGLLKVVATKGKRSLYQTVAREFMVPKMLLPMHLLDTGKAIEPMLRGLLEGMTNSNAAARDAQGVVVRLTSDDHDRERAEHLVEDVKQKTDFVAQLVIAPLKVTPERFREVQAALAAVIEQFRAQPDDERAQDCTFGLISFRGRFRPGSQ; this is encoded by the coding sequence ATGACCGAGACGAGATTCGAGCAGGTGGACAGGTACGACGTCGAGAACGCCGAGCAGGCCAAGCTCGTGTACGACCCGGAGTACGGAATTCGCCTGCTCGGTTTTTTCATCGAGCCGCGCTTGGCCTCCGAAGCGGCCAAACGGCTTGGCGAACCCGCCAACCGCATCGCGTACCACGTCGGCAAGCTCGCGAACGCGGGCCTTCTGAAAGTCGTCGCGACAAAAGGCAAGCGCTCGCTGTACCAAACGGTCGCGCGCGAGTTCATGGTGCCGAAAATGCTTCTTCCGATGCACCTGCTCGACACCGGCAAGGCGATCGAACCCATGCTGCGCGGCCTGCTGGAAGGCATGACGAACTCCAACGCGGCGGCGCGCGACGCGCAAGGCGTCGTCGTTCGCCTGACGAGCGACGACCATGACCGCGAGCGGGCCGAACACCTCGTGGAGGACGTCAAGCAGAAAACGGACTTCGTCGCGCAACTCGTGATCGCGCCCCTCAAGGTCACGCCCGAACGCTTTCGCGAAGTGCAAGCGGCGCTCGCCGCCGTCATCGAGCAGTTTCGCGCGCAGCCCGACGACGAGCGCGCGCAGGACTGCACGTTCGGCTTGATTTCCTTTCGTGGCCGCTTTCGTCCGGGCAGCCAGTGA
- a CDS encoding YbjN domain-containing protein, which translates to MTDTALLTLDTIAKYLRDKEVILDMEDQNGQRFIRMGWKFDMGDAAVLVSVNDGPNNTSRLEITCVTQKSYSNRKQEVLTILNGRNRERAFNRSIDDEGNMWLEYVGFYPTLMEFPQDTFDTLFGGVLMHFQDDYAFLEGFQPATQA; encoded by the coding sequence ATGACCGACACCGCACTGCTGACCCTGGATACGATCGCCAAGTACCTTCGCGACAAAGAAGTCATCCTCGACATGGAAGACCAAAACGGCCAGCGCTTCATCCGCATGGGCTGGAAGTTCGACATGGGCGACGCCGCCGTCCTCGTGAGCGTCAACGACGGCCCGAACAACACCAGCCGTCTCGAAATCACCTGCGTCACGCAAAAGTCGTACTCGAACCGCAAGCAGGAAGTCCTCACGATCCTCAACGGCCGGAACCGCGAGCGCGCCTTCAACCGCTCGATCGACGACGAAGGCAACATGTGGCTCGAGTACGTCGGCTTCTACCCGACGCTGATGGAATTCCCGCAAGACACCTTCGACACGCTGTTCGGCGGCGTCCTGATGCACTTCCAAGACGACTACGCCTTCCTCGAAGGCTTCCAACCCGCGACCCAAGCATAA
- a CDS encoding cupredoxin domain-containing protein produces the protein MNSKRFLPAAALLVAAPFAYAAQAGTTQKVTVTMSEMMFMPMKLSFQAGRKVELTIVDGGRAPHEFQAYDVPKNSPSGEEAWDAYIEKHAWWLGAKDVKLTVNGKAKAGSFMEVNLKPGEKAVLTFTPTKKGTFEMACHYPGHYESGMKGAVTVK, from the coding sequence ATGAACTCGAAGCGCTTCTTGCCGGCCGCCGCGCTCCTCGTCGCCGCGCCCTTCGCGTACGCTGCCCAAGCGGGCACGACGCAAAAAGTCACCGTGACGATGTCGGAGATGATGTTCATGCCGATGAAGCTCTCGTTTCAAGCGGGCCGTAAAGTCGAGCTCACCATCGTGGACGGCGGCCGAGCACCGCACGAATTCCAAGCGTACGACGTGCCGAAGAACTCGCCGAGCGGCGAGGAAGCGTGGGACGCCTACATCGAGAAGCACGCTTGGTGGCTCGGCGCGAAGGACGTGAAGCTCACCGTGAACGGCAAGGCCAAGGCGGGATCGTTCATGGAAGTGAACCTCAAGCCGGGCGAGAAGGCCGTCTTGACGTTCACGCCCACCAAGAAGGGCACGTTCGAGATGGCGTGCCACTACCCGGGACACTACGAGTCGGGCATGAAGGGCGCCGTCACCGTGAAGTGA
- a CDS encoding methyltransferase domain-containing protein, with protein MPDSLRRLDESPDEEFYAQPRFVTHIDDEAIAAVTRLYREYLPADGAILDLMSSWVSHLPPGVAYRRVAILGMNERELARNERATEYVVRNLNAFPTLPYGDCEFDGCGVCVSIDYLTRPVEVLREVGRVLKPNAPLVITFSNRCFPTKAVLAWHALDDAGHVELVKSFVRSSAMFEKPIGLDRTPHPRRSDPLYAVVALRRLPM; from the coding sequence ATGCCCGATTCTTTGCGCCGCCTCGACGAATCGCCCGACGAAGAGTTCTACGCCCAGCCACGCTTCGTCACCCACATCGACGACGAAGCCATCGCCGCCGTGACACGGCTTTACCGCGAGTACCTTCCGGCGGACGGCGCGATTCTCGACCTCATGAGCTCGTGGGTGAGTCACCTGCCGCCCGGCGTGGCTTACCGCCGCGTGGCGATCCTCGGCATGAACGAGCGCGAACTCGCCCGCAACGAGCGGGCGACCGAGTACGTCGTGCGGAATCTCAACGCGTTCCCGACGCTGCCTTACGGCGACTGCGAGTTCGACGGATGCGGCGTCTGCGTTTCGATCGACTACCTCACGCGGCCGGTGGAGGTGCTGCGTGAGGTGGGGCGAGTCTTGAAGCCGAACGCACCTCTCGTGATCACCTTTTCCAACCGCTGCTTTCCCACCAAGGCGGTCCTCGCGTGGCACGCGCTCGACGACGCCGGACACGTCGAACTCGTGAAGTCGTTCGTGCGGAGTTCGGCCATGTTCGAGAAGCCGATCGGGCTCGACCGAACTCCTCATCCGCGTCGTTCCGATCCGCTCTACGCTGTCGTGGCTCTACGACGCTTGCCAATGTGA
- a CDS encoding TldD/PmbA family protein, with protein sequence MTANTQLKFEEARSFLLSLAKERGVQLEVFAQRGTETTVQAFGGQVSEFKLSSKQGVGLRALSNGAWGYAYTENLSRDALSRAFRSAVENAELVEPAPHAVLAAHAEPPAMDLFGEGLSGVTVERKVAVALRLEQAAKESDARVVTVPYAEYSDGESETAVANTEGLDRAFKELHAYQYLGPLVAEDGQNKMKMAFQVTREFEELDPTATALEATRKALALLGARPAPSGVFPAVIENECMALLLAVFSGIFSGKMVEEGKSPLASKLGERIGSDLVTILDDATLERGLSSRPFDAEGYPSAPVTLVQGGELRGFLHNTETAAKAGVSSTGHASRPSYKGTVGVSPTNFVLASGEGTRDDLLTQLGTGLLLTDVQGVHAGANPITGEFSLQAEGFWVENGVVAYPLDVFTVAGNFLDLLRSVEAVGSDTKMSIYGAIAPSVRISSINVGGQ encoded by the coding sequence GTGACCGCCAACACTCAACTGAAGTTCGAGGAGGCGCGCAGCTTCCTCTTGAGCCTCGCCAAGGAGCGGGGCGTGCAGCTCGAGGTGTTCGCGCAGCGCGGAACGGAGACGACCGTGCAGGCCTTCGGCGGGCAAGTCAGCGAATTCAAGCTGTCGAGCAAGCAAGGCGTGGGCTTGCGCGCGCTCTCGAACGGAGCGTGGGGCTACGCGTACACCGAGAACCTTTCGCGTGACGCGTTGTCGCGCGCCTTTCGAAGCGCCGTGGAGAACGCAGAGCTCGTCGAGCCCGCTCCGCACGCCGTCCTCGCCGCGCACGCCGAACCGCCCGCCATGGATCTGTTCGGTGAAGGGCTGAGCGGCGTGACGGTCGAACGCAAGGTCGCCGTGGCGTTGCGCTTGGAGCAAGCCGCCAAGGAGAGCGACGCGCGCGTCGTGACAGTGCCGTACGCCGAGTACAGCGACGGCGAAAGCGAGACGGCCGTCGCGAACACCGAGGGGCTCGACCGGGCGTTCAAAGAACTGCACGCCTACCAGTACCTCGGGCCGCTCGTCGCCGAGGACGGGCAGAACAAGATGAAGATGGCGTTCCAAGTGACGCGCGAATTCGAGGAGCTCGATCCGACGGCGACGGCCCTCGAAGCGACACGCAAGGCGCTCGCCTTGCTCGGCGCGAGGCCCGCGCCGAGCGGCGTCTTTCCCGCCGTGATCGAAAACGAGTGCATGGCCCTTCTGCTCGCCGTGTTCTCGGGCATCTTCAGCGGAAAGATGGTCGAGGAAGGCAAGAGCCCGCTCGCGTCGAAGCTCGGTGAGCGGATCGGAAGTGACCTCGTCACGATTCTCGACGACGCCACGCTGGAGCGCGGCCTCTCGTCGCGGCCCTTCGACGCGGAAGGTTATCCGAGCGCGCCCGTCACGCTCGTGCAAGGCGGCGAACTTCGCGGCTTTCTGCACAACACCGAGACGGCGGCGAAGGCTGGCGTGTCCAGCACCGGGCACGCCAGCCGACCGTCGTACAAAGGCACGGTCGGCGTCTCCCCCACCAACTTCGTCCTCGCGTCCGGCGAAGGCACGCGCGACGACTTGCTGACGCAACTCGGGACGGGCTTGCTGCTCACCGACGTGCAAGGCGTCCACGCGGGCGCCAACCCGATCACCGGCGAGTTCAGCTTGCAAGCCGAAGGATTCTGGGTCGAGAACGGCGTCGTCGCTTACCCTCTCGACGTCTTCACGGTGGCCGGGAACTTCCTCGATTTGCTTAGGAGCGTGGAAGCGGTCGGAAGCGACACGAAGATGAGCATTTACGGCGCGATCGCGCCGAGCGTGCGCATTTCGAGCATCAACGTCGGCGGGCAATAA
- a CDS encoding S8 family peptidase codes for MKNLKFALLAAFGASLLASCGDGATSAPIIERRVMSGVLSTPGATVASAQASLTRLDTRVRSQPWLQPHAKEVVPGEYLVKFKPSVSAQAATLNAAGVTLSRARRGAFGFTLYRASSDSLRAASQTNVVAALSARADVEGVVPNYVLHAYAVPSDPLHAVQWDQGMTRLEAAWNVTTGRSIPVAVVDTGIVDHPDLRAKLLPGFDFVADADNAGDWDGIDDDPTDEGNGSDYHGSHVAGIIAASTNNGEGIAGASWGAKIVPVRVLGASGGSLNDIMNGIAWAAGEDVDGAPLNPNPAKVINLSLGGTAPCEPPLQSAFDDLAANGVTVVVAAGNEDVDASTSFPANCANVITVGAVGPDGARAPYSNFGSYVDVMAPGGNMDLGINVGGKILPGGVYSTILDEDGEPVYAPYNGTSMAAPQVAGLVALLKSVQPNLTPSQIFARLKATSHSLSSAACGVTNGCGAGIVDAAAFLGGAAQPSPTPIPTPPTSALKTLVFALYLRDGRTLNDVDYNKSTWEEVSGDKLRSLYKVRDLQPGVYAAVAWQDLDGDLTIDDAEPIGMYPTTVNLTGGDRSNVDIDLEPFEAAAVSDLNVSLAKSAMRALLTRATP; via the coding sequence ATGAAGAACTTGAAATTCGCTTTGCTCGCCGCGTTCGGCGCGAGCTTGCTGGCTTCCTGCGGCGACGGCGCGACGTCCGCGCCGATCATCGAGCGGCGCGTCATGTCGGGCGTGCTCAGCACCCCGGGTGCGACCGTGGCGTCCGCACAAGCGTCACTGACGCGACTCGACACCCGCGTGCGCTCGCAGCCGTGGCTGCAACCGCACGCAAAGGAGGTCGTGCCCGGCGAGTACCTCGTGAAATTCAAGCCGAGCGTCAGCGCCCAGGCGGCGACCCTCAACGCGGCGGGCGTGACGCTCTCCCGCGCGCGGCGCGGCGCGTTCGGCTTCACGCTGTACCGCGCGTCGTCCGACTCGCTGCGCGCGGCGAGCCAGACGAACGTCGTGGCGGCCCTGTCCGCTCGCGCCGACGTCGAGGGTGTCGTGCCGAATTACGTGTTGCACGCGTACGCCGTCCCGAGCGACCCGCTCCACGCCGTTCAGTGGGACCAGGGCATGACGCGCCTCGAGGCCGCCTGGAACGTCACGACGGGCCGCTCGATTCCCGTCGCCGTCGTCGACACGGGCATCGTGGACCACCCGGATTTGCGCGCCAAGCTTCTGCCGGGCTTCGACTTCGTGGCGGACGCCGACAACGCGGGCGACTGGGACGGAATCGACGACGATCCGACCGACGAGGGCAACGGATCGGATTACCACGGCTCGCACGTCGCCGGAATCATCGCCGCGAGCACGAACAACGGCGAGGGAATCGCCGGTGCCAGTTGGGGCGCGAAGATCGTGCCGGTGCGCGTCCTCGGCGCGAGCGGCGGCAGCTTGAACGACATCATGAACGGAATCGCGTGGGCGGCGGGCGAAGACGTGGACGGCGCGCCGCTCAACCCGAATCCGGCGAAGGTCATCAACCTCAGCCTCGGCGGTACCGCGCCGTGCGAGCCCCCCTTGCAAAGCGCCTTCGACGATCTGGCGGCGAACGGCGTGACGGTCGTCGTGGCGGCGGGCAACGAGGACGTGGACGCCAGCACCTCCTTTCCGGCGAACTGCGCGAACGTGATCACGGTCGGCGCGGTCGGTCCCGACGGAGCGCGAGCGCCGTACTCGAACTTCGGCTCGTACGTCGACGTGATGGCGCCCGGCGGCAACATGGACCTCGGCATCAACGTCGGCGGCAAGATTTTGCCGGGCGGCGTGTACTCCACGATTCTCGACGAGGACGGAGAGCCGGTGTACGCTCCGTACAACGGCACGAGCATGGCGGCGCCGCAAGTGGCGGGCCTCGTGGCGCTCCTCAAGAGCGTGCAGCCGAACCTCACGCCGAGCCAGATTTTCGCGCGCTTGAAGGCCACGTCGCATTCCTTGTCGAGCGCGGCGTGCGGCGTCACGAACGGCTGCGGCGCGGGCATCGTGGACGCGGCGGCGTTTTTGGGCGGAGCGGCGCAACCTTCTCCCACGCCGATTCCGACGCCTCCGACGAGCGCGCTCAAGACCCTCGTGTTCGCGCTGTACCTGCGCGACGGTCGCACGCTGAACGACGTGGACTACAACAAGAGCACGTGGGAGGAAGTCTCCGGGGACAAGCTACGCTCGCTTTACAAGGTGCGCGACTTGCAACCGGGCGTGTACGCGGCGGTCGCGTGGCAAGACCTCGACGGAGACCTCACCATCGACGACGCGGAGCCCATCGGCATGTACCCGACGACCGTCAACCTCACAGGCGGGGATCGCAGCAACGTCGACATCGATTTGGAGCCTTTCGAGGCGGCCGCCGTGTCTGACTTGAACGTGTCGCTCGCGAAGTCGGCCATGCGCGCCCTTCTCACGCGCGCCACGCCCTGA
- a CDS encoding MerR family transcriptional regulator, translating into MTAIRKTPEEFGRIVKEYADRLASDAAFADIMAVLCGSPDVAARFAEARGVSMGSFAGMVNLPDSTVRHYQRLGLITPYEVNGKFRFWVHNLAQAESVRQWQSLGLSLEEILEQRDQERVGGQAALLNWKNATKSASVLIASGGAFPSGAHRLGDWEVYVERTRPARPFLAGTTKNSGVFVTPENVSAREGEDLGDWRRAMQRAQSEVHAARKRLEEKLAALQEQLQRAQELEAALERHSRRG; encoded by the coding sequence ATGACCGCCATTCGCAAAACGCCCGAAGAATTCGGGCGCATCGTGAAGGAGTACGCCGACCGGCTCGCGAGCGACGCGGCCTTCGCCGACATCATGGCCGTCTTGTGCGGCTCGCCCGACGTCGCCGCCCGCTTCGCCGAGGCGCGCGGCGTCTCGATGGGTTCGTTCGCCGGCATGGTGAACTTGCCCGACTCGACCGTGCGGCACTATCAACGCCTCGGGCTCATCACTCCCTACGAAGTCAACGGCAAGTTCCGCTTCTGGGTGCACAACCTCGCTCAAGCCGAGTCGGTGCGGCAGTGGCAAAGCCTCGGGCTGAGCTTGGAAGAGATCTTGGAGCAGCGCGATCAAGAACGAGTCGGCGGCCAAGCGGCTTTGCTGAACTGGAAGAACGCCACGAAGAGCGCGTCGGTCCTCATCGCTTCGGGCGGAGCGTTTCCGAGCGGCGCGCACCGACTCGGAGATTGGGAAGTGTACGTCGAACGTACGCGCCCCGCGCGGCCCTTCCTCGCCGGAACCACGAAGAACAGCGGGGTCTTCGTCACGCCGGAAAATGTCAGCGCCCGCGAAGGCGAAGACCTCGGTGATTGGCGGCGCGCCATGCAACGCGCCCAATCCGAGGTGCACGCCGCCCGCAAGCGGTTGGAGGAGAAGCTCGCCGCCTTGCAAGAGCAGTTGCAGCGCGCCCAAGAACTCGAGGCGGCGCTCGAACGCCACAGCCGACGCGGATGA
- the groES gene encoding co-chaperone GroES, giving the protein MLKPLGDRVLVEIVEEAEQKTAGGLYVPDTAKEKSQRGRVVAVGTGKMLDNGTRVPVEVNVGDIVYFAKYGGNEVQLEGNNYSILSERDILGVLEQAAVGA; this is encoded by the coding sequence ATGCTGAAACCGTTGGGCGATCGTGTGCTGGTCGAAATTGTCGAGGAAGCCGAGCAAAAGACCGCTGGGGGCCTGTACGTTCCCGACACCGCCAAGGAAAAGAGCCAGCGTGGCCGCGTCGTCGCCGTCGGCACCGGAAAGATGCTCGACAACGGCACCCGCGTGCCCGTCGAAGTGAACGTCGGTGACATCGTGTACTTCGCGAAGTACGGCGGCAACGAAGTGCAACTCGAAGGCAACAACTACTCCATCTTGTCCGAGCGCGACATTCTCGGCGTGCTGGAGCAAGCCGCCGTCGGCGCGTAA
- a CDS encoding GGDEF domain-containing protein, whose amino-acid sequence MRSACALCAFTTARITSIWLTYIQDMIYIRNRRTKMKTLELLNRANFETAVNTVDATLPLTLGLVDLDHFKTLNDELGQEAGDDMLRFVERVLTGSLPSGSLVARLGGDEYAVALPDTPTETALILLNEVLHHIREVGPGLDIPKHLLPSLSIGLAQRPAHASDFPGLLRAADEALLRAKREGRGRIAIYVESKMVLKSNYYPKASLERLVKLSGNLGRTEASLLREALDDLVEKYRERL is encoded by the coding sequence ATGCGTTCAGCTTGCGCCCTTTGCGCGTTCACCACAGCGAGGATCACCTCTATATGGCTTACATATATACAAGATATGATATATATAAGGAATAGGAGAACGAAGATGAAGACGTTGGAGTTGCTCAACCGCGCGAATTTCGAGACCGCCGTGAACACCGTCGACGCGACGTTGCCCCTCACCCTCGGGCTGGTCGACCTCGATCACTTCAAGACGCTCAACGACGAGCTCGGCCAAGAGGCCGGCGACGACATGCTGCGCTTCGTGGAGCGTGTCTTGACGGGCAGCTTGCCGAGCGGCAGCCTCGTCGCGCGTCTCGGAGGAGACGAGTACGCCGTCGCCCTCCCCGACACGCCCACCGAGACGGCGCTGATCTTGCTGAACGAAGTTCTTCACCACATTCGGGAAGTGGGACCGGGGCTCGACATTCCGAAGCATCTCCTGCCGAGCCTCTCGATCGGCCTCGCCCAACGACCCGCGCACGCGAGTGACTTTCCCGGCTTGCTGCGCGCCGCCGACGAGGCGTTGCTGCGCGCCAAGCGTGAAGGGCGCGGACGCATCGCCATCTACGTCGAAAGCAAGATGGTCCTCAAGAGCAACTACTACCCCAAGGCGAGCTTGGAGCGTCTCGTGAAGTTGTCGGGCAACCTCGGGCGGACCGAGGCGAGCTTGCTGCGCGAAGCGCTCGACGACCTCGTGGAGAAGTACCGCGAGCGACTGTGA
- a CDS encoding TldD/PmbA family protein, translating to MLDRELVSEVLSVARAGGADFAELFMEDTVTTNLHLLQGKVKDAGGGNIYGAGLRLFYGTNVVYAYTNDCTREGLLEVARAMARARGQGGEVDARGAGGLDFRSLDAQKLWNVREHPLRTSKQAKLEIARRAYGAARVGHVKTVDVTYIDVAQRILVANSLGDWSEDERVRSRLMVSAIAEDGSDRATGYNGPGAALGMEFFDGDLPERAGAEAARIANAMLRAGYAPAGKLPVVIGNAFGGVIFHEACGHILETTSVAKKASVFADKLGEKIAHESVSAVDDGTIPGAWGSINVDDEATPSERTVLIENGVLKSFMVDRLGELQTGYRRTGSGRRQDYTFAPTSRMRNTFILEGDKTPEELIAGVEFGLYARTMGGGSVSPGTGDYNFSVNEGYLIRNGEIAEPVRGAALVGNGAQDLLNIVGVAKDLSRGQGMCGSLSGSIPTDVGQPHILVSEITVGGRA from the coding sequence ATGTTGGATCGGGAATTGGTCTCGGAAGTGCTGAGCGTCGCGCGAGCAGGCGGCGCCGACTTCGCGGAGTTGTTCATGGAGGACACCGTCACGACGAACTTGCACTTGCTGCAAGGCAAGGTGAAGGACGCGGGCGGAGGAAACATCTACGGAGCGGGCCTGCGCTTGTTCTACGGAACGAACGTCGTGTACGCGTACACGAACGACTGCACACGCGAAGGCCTCTTGGAAGTCGCGCGGGCCATGGCCAGGGCGCGCGGCCAAGGCGGCGAGGTGGACGCGCGCGGCGCGGGCGGCCTGGACTTTCGCAGCCTGGACGCTCAGAAGCTGTGGAACGTGCGCGAGCACCCGCTGCGGACGAGCAAGCAGGCGAAGTTGGAGATCGCGCGCCGCGCGTACGGCGCCGCTCGCGTCGGGCACGTCAAGACGGTGGACGTGACGTACATCGACGTGGCGCAGCGCATCCTCGTCGCGAACTCGCTCGGTGACTGGAGCGAGGACGAGCGCGTGCGAAGCCGCCTCATGGTGTCGGCGATCGCCGAGGACGGTTCGGACCGCGCGACAGGCTACAACGGGCCGGGCGCGGCGCTCGGCATGGAGTTCTTCGACGGCGACCTGCCCGAGCGGGCGGGCGCGGAAGCGGCGCGCATCGCCAACGCCATGCTGCGCGCGGGCTACGCTCCGGCGGGCAAGTTGCCCGTCGTGATCGGCAACGCCTTCGGCGGCGTGATCTTCCACGAGGCGTGCGGGCACATCTTGGAGACGACGTCGGTCGCGAAGAAGGCCAGCGTGTTCGCCGACAAGCTCGGCGAAAAGATCGCGCACGAAAGCGTGTCGGCGGTGGACGACGGCACGATTCCCGGCGCGTGGGGCTCGATCAACGTCGACGACGAGGCGACGCCGAGCGAGCGAACCGTCCTCATCGAGAACGGCGTGCTGAAGTCGTTCATGGTCGACCGCCTCGGCGAACTCCAAACCGGCTATCGCCGCACGGGCTCGGGGCGTCGCCAGGACTACACGTTCGCGCCGACCTCGCGCATGCGCAACACCTTCATCCTCGAGGGAGACAAGACCCCCGAGGAGCTCATCGCGGGCGTGGAGTTCGGCTTGTACGCCCGCACGATGGGCGGCGGCAGCGTCTCGCCGGGCACCGGGGACTACAACTTCAGCGTGAACGAAGGCTACCTGATTCGCAACGGCGAGATCGCCGAGCCGGTGCGCGGCGCCGCCCTCGTCGGAAACGGCGCGCAGGACCTGTTGAACATCGTCGGGGTCGCCAAGGACTTGTCGCGCGGGCAAGGCATGTGCGGCTCGCTTTCCGGCTCCATCCCGACCGACGTCGGGCAACCTCACATCCTCGTTTCCGAGATCACCGTGGGAGGACGCGCGTGA
- the mqnE gene encoding aminofutalosine synthase MqnE produces the protein MKWIRDPQLVSIAEKVEAGERLTFEEGLLLYHTPDLNTLMRLANLARERLHGDKVYFVHSMRLEFTNICYVGCTFCAFAARKGEERAWDYDVDDVVAKVRERWEPGITELHMSSGHHPNRPWSYYPEMVRALNANFPGLQVKAFTAAEIEHLSKISKKPTLEVLRELKEAGLAALPGGGAEIFADRVRKQVAKNKVKAEKWLQIHREAHSLGLRTNATMLYGHIETLEERLDHIDRLRTLQDETGGFHSFIPLAFQPMGNTLAQNLGKTEYTTGLDDLRNLAVARVYLDNFAHVKGYWVMIGSELVQVSLDWGVSDIDGTIQEEHIAHAAGATSPMKISKDKLISMIRSAGRVPVLRDAFYNELEIFGEKEAAD, from the coding sequence ATGAAGTGGATTCGCGACCCTCAGCTCGTGTCCATCGCCGAGAAAGTCGAGGCGGGCGAGCGCCTCACCTTCGAGGAGGGACTGCTGCTGTACCACACGCCCGACCTCAACACCCTCATGCGTCTGGCGAACCTCGCGCGCGAGCGCCTGCACGGCGACAAGGTGTACTTCGTGCACTCCATGCGCCTCGAATTCACGAACATCTGCTACGTCGGCTGCACCTTCTGCGCCTTCGCCGCTCGCAAAGGCGAGGAGCGCGCGTGGGACTACGATGTCGACGATGTCGTCGCGAAAGTTCGTGAACGTTGGGAGCCCGGCATCACGGAACTCCACATGTCGTCGGGTCACCACCCCAACCGTCCGTGGAGCTACTACCCCGAAATGGTCCGGGCCCTCAACGCCAACTTTCCCGGCTTGCAAGTCAAGGCGTTCACGGCCGCCGAAATCGAGCACCTTTCGAAGATCAGCAAGAAGCCGACGTTGGAAGTTCTGCGTGAACTCAAGGAGGCGGGCCTCGCCGCGCTTCCGGGCGGGGGCGCCGAGATCTTCGCGGACCGTGTGCGCAAGCAAGTCGCCAAGAACAAGGTCAAGGCGGAAAAGTGGCTGCAGATTCACCGGGAGGCGCACTCGCTGGGCCTGCGGACGAATGCCACGATGCTGTACGGGCACATCGAGACCCTCGAGGAGCGCCTCGATCACATCGACCGTCTTCGCACCTTGCAAGACGAGACGGGCGGCTTCCACTCGTTCATTCCGCTCGCCTTTCAGCCGATGGGCAACACCCTCGCGCAAAATCTCGGCAAGACCGAGTACACGACGGGCCTCGACGATCTTCGTAACCTCGCCGTGGCGCGCGTCTACCTCGACAACTTCGCGCACGTCAAAGGCTACTGGGTCATGATCGGCTCGGAACTCGTGCAAGTCAGCCTCGATTGGGGCGTCTCGGACATCGACGGGACGATTCAAGAAGAGCACATCGCGCACGCGGCGGGCGCGACGAGCCCCATGAAGATCAGCAAGGACAAGCTCATCTCCATGATCCGGTCGGCAGGTCGCGTGCCCGTGCTGCGCGACGCCTTCTACAACGAGCTCGAGATCTTCGGCGAAAAGGAAGCGGCGGATTGA